In one window of Synechococcus sp. M16CYN DNA:
- a CDS encoding photosystem I assembly protein Ycf4, with protein sequence MSATVLEQSVLGSRRLSNFLVAAAVSIGGIGFLLASLSSYLGYDVLPFGHPATLIFVPQGLVMGLYSIAAVLLASYLWYVIAVDVGSGSNRFDKSTGVVTINRRGFRRPLSIEFPLRDVRAVKLEVRDGFNARRRVSLRIQGRRDMSLTRVGEPLPLAQLEQDGAELARFLGVNLESL encoded by the coding sequence ATGTCTGCAACAGTGCTGGAGCAATCGGTGCTCGGCTCGCGACGTCTTTCTAATTTTCTCGTTGCTGCTGCGGTCAGCATTGGAGGGATTGGATTTCTGCTGGCTTCCCTATCCAGCTATCTCGGGTATGACGTTTTGCCTTTCGGTCATCCTGCGACTCTAATCTTTGTTCCCCAAGGTTTGGTTATGGGGCTTTACAGCATCGCTGCTGTATTGCTGGCGTCCTACCTCTGGTATGTCATTGCCGTTGATGTAGGCTCGGGTAGCAACCGCTTTGACAAGTCAACCGGTGTCGTAACCATCAACCGCCGGGGTTTTCGCCGACCACTGAGCATCGAATTTCCTTTGAGGGATGTCAGAGCAGTGAAGTTAGAAGTGCGCGATGGCTTCAATGCTCGTCGTCGCGTTTCCCTTCGAATTCAAGGCCGTCGTGACATGTCACTCACTCGTGTTGGTGAGCCCCTTCCACTAGCCCAACTCGAACAGGACGGAGCTGAATTAGCACGTTTCCTGGGGGTCAATCTTGAAAGTCTTTAA
- the psbD gene encoding photosystem II D2 protein (photosystem q(a) protein) — protein MTIAVGRAPQRGWFDVLDDWLKRDRFVFIGWSGLLLMPTAYLAIGGWLTGTTFVTSWYTHGIASSYLEGCNFLTAAVSTPADAMGHSLLLLWGPEAQGDFVRWCQLGGLWAFTALHGAFALIGFMLRQFEIARLVGIRPYNAIAFSGPIAVFVSVFLIYPLGQSSWFFAPSFGVAAIFRFLLFLQGFHNWTLNPFHMMGVAGILGGALLCAIHGATVENTLFEDGEQANTFKAFEPTQEEETYSMVTANRFWSQIFGIAFSNKRWLHFFMLFVPVMGLWTSSIGIIGLALNLRAYDFVSQEIRAAEDPEFETFYTKNILLNEGLRAWMAPADQPHENFVFPEEVLPRGNAL, from the coding sequence ATGACAATTGCTGTAGGACGCGCGCCTCAGCGAGGATGGTTCGACGTCCTCGATGACTGGCTTAAACGCGACCGCTTTGTATTCATTGGCTGGTCCGGTCTGCTTCTTATGCCGACGGCCTATCTGGCTATCGGTGGATGGTTAACCGGTACTACCTTTGTGACCTCCTGGTACACCCACGGCATCGCGTCGTCGTACCTAGAAGGTTGTAATTTCCTCACCGCTGCTGTTTCGACTCCTGCTGACGCGATGGGTCACAGCTTGCTACTGCTCTGGGGCCCTGAAGCCCAAGGCGACTTCGTCCGCTGGTGTCAGCTCGGCGGTCTTTGGGCTTTTACTGCTCTACATGGCGCTTTTGCACTGATCGGCTTCATGTTGCGTCAGTTCGAAATCGCACGTCTTGTCGGCATCCGTCCTTATAACGCCATCGCCTTCTCTGGCCCCATTGCGGTGTTCGTCAGTGTTTTCCTGATTTACCCACTTGGCCAAAGTAGCTGGTTTTTTGCACCCTCCTTCGGTGTAGCGGCGATCTTCCGCTTTCTTCTCTTTCTCCAGGGCTTTCACAACTGGACCTTGAACCCATTCCACATGATGGGTGTGGCTGGTATCCTCGGCGGCGCGCTGCTGTGCGCCATCCACGGCGCAACCGTGGAAAATACCCTGTTTGAGGATGGTGAGCAGGCGAATACCTTTAAGGCATTCGAACCAACTCAAGAAGAAGAAACCTACTCAATGGTCACCGCCAACCGTTTCTGGAGCCAAATTTTTGGTATTGCTTTCTCCAATAAGCGTTGGCTACACTTCTTCATGCTGTTTGTTCCGGTGATGGGTCTGTGGACCAGCTCTATTGGCATCATCGGTTTGGCCCTCAACTTGCGCGCCTATGACTTCGTGTCACAGGAAATTCGTGCTGCTGAGGATCCTGAATTTGAGACCTTCTACACTAAAAACATTCTCTTAAACGAAGGTCTGCGTGCCTGGATGGCACCAGCTGACCAGCCACACGAAAACTTCGTCTTCCCTGAAGAGGTTCTACCCCGTGGAAACGCCCTTTAA